The following are encoded in a window of Sminthopsis crassicaudata isolate SCR6 chromosome 3, ASM4859323v1, whole genome shotgun sequence genomic DNA:
- the TNP1 gene encoding spermatid nuclear transition protein 1 translates to MSTNRRMKSQSGRRNKSRSPHKGVKRAGAKRKYRKAGLKSRKRSEEAHRTYRSNL, encoded by the exons ATGTCTACCAACAGGAGAATGAAGAGCCAAAGCGGGAGGAGAAACAAGAGCAGATCTCCCCATAAGGGGGTCAAAAGAGCTGGAGCTAAAAGGAAATATCGGAAGGCTGGGCTGAAGAGCAGAAAGAGAAGTGAGGAAG CTCACAGGACTTACCGTTCCAACTTGTGA